The genomic DNA TTGGTGAACACGTTTCTACACTACGTGCACGGTTGCACTGGGTGCAAACGATGCCGGAAGGCCGAGGATTCCGCCAAACCCTCCCCAAGCGGAGCATGGTCCTGTTCCATTTAAAGTGCAGCCATTTCCCGGCAACGGGAGCATCCCGAGGAGGACCACTGAACTCCGTTCCGGCACTGACGGCAGATTAGACCGTACTGCACATGTTTGGGCCCGAACTGGTCCTGATCCTGGGCATCTGTGTCCTGGCCTGCAACCTGTGGGCGGACCGGCTGCGGACGCCGGCCCCCATTCTGCTGCTGGTGGCCGGGATCCTGCTGGGGTTCTTCCCGGCCCTGCGGGCAGTTCAGCTGCCACCGGAGGCAGTCCTGTTCCTTTTCCTGCCCGCCCTGCTCTATTGGGAAAGCCTGACGACGCCGCTGCGGGACATTCGCCGCTACCAACGCGGAATTGTGCTGATGAGCACCGCACTCGTGGCAGCCACCGCCGCCGCCGTCGCCGTCGTCGTCCACGCACTGGGCCTGCCGTGGGGTCCCGCCTGGGTGCTCGGTGCCGCGATCGCCCCGACGGACGCTACTGCCGTGGGCGCGCTGGCACGGGTGCTGCCGCACCGGAACGTGACCCTGCTGCGGGCCGAATCACTGATTAATGACGGTACCGCCCTGGTGGTCTACGGGGTGGCGGTGTCCCTCACGGTAGGCGCGGAACCGCTGGACGGACTGGAGATTTCCGGAATGTTCCTGCTGGCCTATGCCGGGGGAATTGCTGCCGGTGTCCTGACCGTCTGGGCGGGCATCAAGGTCCGGCGGCGGGTTCGGGACGCCCTGCCGGGTTCCGTGGTGTCCATCCTGACTCCGTTTACCGCGTTTGTCCTGGCGGAACTGATCGGTGCCTCCGGCGTGCTCGCCGTCGTGACCGCGGGGCTTGGCATCAGCCAGTCCGGGCCGGGACTGGTTCCAGCCGCCACCCGGCGCAGCCTCGAGTCCTTCTGGTCACTGTCCACGTTTATGCTCAACGGCGCGCTCTTTGTGCTGGTCGGCATGGAACTGCAGGCCAGTATCCGGGGCATCTCCGGTGTGGGTGAGCTGCTGCGCGGCCTGCTCGCCATGGTGGTGGTGGCCGCAGTGCTGGTAGGGGTGCGGCTGGCGTTCCTGTTCCTGATGACCTCGGCACTGCGGACGACCTACCGGGGACCGCTGGCGCCGCGGCCGGAACTGGGCGCACGGGCCAATGTGGTCAGCGCGCTGGCCGGTTTCCGCGGCGCCGTCTCTCTGGCGGCCGTGCTTGCCACACCTACGGTCCTGGCATCCGGGGCGCCCTTCCCGGACCGCGGCTTCATCATTTTCGTGGCCACCGGCGTGATTGTCCTGACCCTGGTGGTCCAGGGACCCCTGCTGCCGGCGGTAGTGCGCTGGGCAGGCCTGCCGACGGATGCCCACCTGTACCGCAGCGAACGGAAACTGGCCGAAACGGTGGCCTCCTCGGAGGCACTGGCCGCCATGCCGCGGACGGCTGCACACCTCGGCATCGACCGGGACGTGGTGGCGGTCCTGCGGCGCGAGTACCAGCAGCATCTGCGCGTGCTGCGGGCACGCGGGCGCGGTGATGCCGGAACCGATCCGGCCGTCGCGAACCAGGAGCAGTACCGCCGGTTGCGCCTGGCGCTGCTGGGGCAAAAACGGGCCACCGTGATCCGGCTGCGGAACGAGCACCGGATCGATGACACCGTGCTGCGCGAGCTCCAGTTCCAGCTGGATCTGGAGGAGGTGCGGCTGGCACCGCCCGAAGCGCCAGGCTAGTACCGTCCGCCTTCCGGCCGGGGCGCACCGTCCAGGAGTGCCAGATCCTAACCGCTGAGCATCAAGTCCCCGGCAGCAACGTTCTCCCGCAGGTACTTCGGCGTTTTGGTCCCGGGAATGGGAATGACGCGCCGCCCCTGGGCGACCACCCAGGCGAGCGCCACCTGGGCCGGTGTGGCCCCGACCCGTTCGGCAACCTCCCGGACCCGCTGCACAATGGCCAGGTTGGCCTTCAGGTTCTCCTGCTGGAAGCGCGGCAGCCGGCGCCGCATGTCATCGGCCGGCAGCTGGTCAAAGGACGTGAACCGTCCCGTGAGGAAACCGCGGCCCAGCGGGGAGAACGGCAGGAACGCCAGGCCGCGTTCCTCGCAGTAGGGCACGACGTCGGACAACCGGTCACGGGTCCACAGGGACAGTTCGGACTGCACTGCCGTCACCGGATGCACCGACTGTGCCAGCTCAATCTGCGCCACATCAGCCTCGGAAATGCCGATGGCGCGGGCTTTGCCGTCACGGACTGTCTGCGCCATGGCCGCCCAGGAGTCCTCCAGCGGTACGTCCGGATCCACACGGTGCAGGATGTAGAGGTCCACGTGGTCCGTGCCCAGCCGGCGCAGGCTGGCATCAATGGAGGCGCGAATGTGTTCCGGACTGCCGTTCTTGACCAGCCCCGGCATGGTCCCTGCCGCCGGTGCCGCAGTGCTGACTTCCAACCCCACTTTGGTGGAGAGGACGGCCCGTTCCCGGTAGCCGTCCTGCAAGGCCCGGCCGACCAGTTCCTCATTGGTATACGGCCCGTACACATCCGCCGTATCGATCAGGGTGGCGCCAAGTTCAATGGCCCCGCGGATCACCGACACGGAGGTTTCCGCATCCCGTGCGGTGTCCATGTCATAGGCGTAGCTCATGCCCATGCAGCCCAGACCGATGACGCCGACCTCCGGACCTTGGGTTCCCAGTGTGGTAGTGCGCATACGGGCTTCCTTCCGCTTGCTGTTGAATGGACCGGCTACGCGGTCAGACTGACCTCGAGGATCCCGTCCCGGACCCGGGTGGCAAAACGCGGTTGCGGGGCGGTGGCCGGCCCGTGCACCACCTCACCGGAATCCATGGAGAACGTGCTGGCGTGCCAGGGGCAGACAATGCACAGCCCGCCTTTGTCCCGCCGCAGTTCCCCTTCATGCAACGGCCCGCCCAAATGGCTGCAGGTGTCTGCGAGGACGGACACGGTCCCGTCCGCCGAGCCGTCGGTGCGCCGGAGCACCAGCAGGTCCACCTCGCCCAAGCTCGCCCGCTGCGGGGTTCCGGAGGCAAAGGAATCTACCGGACCCAGGGCATGCCATCCGGCCGGCACCTGCTCGGGGAGGTCCTCGTTGCGGTTGACGCCGGCTCCCTGCCGGTAGGACAGGTGGCCGCCCAGGAATCCGCCGGCTCCCGCCGTCGCAAGTCCGGCGAAGGCCAGCCCTTTCCCGAGGCCGTGGTCACCACGGGCGCGTGCCAGCCAGGACGCGGCATAGAGTACGACGGCGGCGGCGTTGGCGCCCTGATGGACAATGCCGACCCGTTGCTGTTCAGTATCGAGTTCGGAAAAATCAGTCACCCCGGTAAGCGCCGTGGGTACCGCGGAAAGGACTCCGAGTCCCACCAGGGTTTTCGCCGCGGGTTCCGTTCCGGGCAGCAGGTCAAGGGCCGCGGCAGACACCCAGGACCCCAGCGGCACCACTATCAGCAGCGGGTGCAGCGG from Arthrobacter zhangbolii includes the following:
- a CDS encoding aldo/keto reductase, producing the protein MRTTTLGTQGPEVGVIGLGCMGMSYAYDMDTARDAETSVSVIRGAIELGATLIDTADVYGPYTNEELVGRALQDGYRERAVLSTKVGLEVSTAAPAAGTMPGLVKNGSPEHIRASIDASLRRLGTDHVDLYILHRVDPDVPLEDSWAAMAQTVRDGKARAIGISEADVAQIELAQSVHPVTAVQSELSLWTRDRLSDVVPYCEERGLAFLPFSPLGRGFLTGRFTSFDQLPADDMRRRLPRFQQENLKANLAIVQRVREVAERVGATPAQVALAWVVAQGRRVIPIPGTKTPKYLRENVAAGDLMLSG
- a CDS encoding Rieske (2Fe-2S) protein, encoding MNRLPLVTVADKLENASWLDAAATWVARTVRTLLPTKAKDILHGVPLGHPLHPLLIVVPLGSWVSAAALDLLPGTEPAAKTLVGLGVLSAVPTALTGVTDFSELDTEQQRVGIVHQGANAAAVVLYAASWLARARGDHGLGKGLAFAGLATAGAGGFLGGHLSYRQGAGVNRNEDLPEQVPAGWHALGPVDSFASGTPQRASLGEVDLLVLRRTDGSADGTVSVLADTCSHLGGPLHEGELRRDKGGLCIVCPWHASTFSMDSGEVVHGPATAPQPRFATRVRDGILEVSLTA
- a CDS encoding Na+/H+ antiporter, with the translated sequence MFGPELVLILGICVLACNLWADRLRTPAPILLLVAGILLGFFPALRAVQLPPEAVLFLFLPALLYWESLTTPLRDIRRYQRGIVLMSTALVAATAAAVAVVVHALGLPWGPAWVLGAAIAPTDATAVGALARVLPHRNVTLLRAESLINDGTALVVYGVAVSLTVGAEPLDGLEISGMFLLAYAGGIAAGVLTVWAGIKVRRRVRDALPGSVVSILTPFTAFVLAELIGASGVLAVVTAGLGISQSGPGLVPAATRRSLESFWSLSTFMLNGALFVLVGMELQASIRGISGVGELLRGLLAMVVVAAVLVGVRLAFLFLMTSALRTTYRGPLAPRPELGARANVVSALAGFRGAVSLAAVLATPTVLASGAPFPDRGFIIFVATGVIVLTLVVQGPLLPAVVRWAGLPTDAHLYRSERKLAETVASSEALAAMPRTAAHLGIDRDVVAVLRREYQQHLRVLRARGRGDAGTDPAVANQEQYRRLRLALLGQKRATVIRLRNEHRIDDTVLRELQFQLDLEEVRLAPPEAPG